The Microcoleus sp. AS-A8 genome window below encodes:
- a CDS encoding WD40 repeat domain-containing protein, giving the protein MFWKTASLWTVAATVALTAISLSQEAAQLTSTAQVTNTTPALTDSGQQNQPIRIIPGIKGGVSAVAVNPDGQLLATASTGEPSIQLWNPQTGQLLRTLKGHTSPVADVAISPDGKILVTGSGDKTIKLWDVNTGQLIRTLAGHSDVVRTVAISQDGTILASGSWDKTIKLWNLETGALIRTLTGHTQSVSALALSSDGETLASGSVDETLRIWNLKTGKLLQTYSDNFSPYPGYFSYSVNSVAISPDGQFVASSTIDDVSKGHIEGNTIRIRSLKTGQIVHSLKAGSGNSVNTIAFSPDGQTLIASSGDVMLWNLQTGERSRTVSIGSQALALSRDGQTLFSAGNGSLTIWGVPALISDSLQNEQLLRTINAHQNAPQQGWGVYTVALTPDGQTIASCSANNNGEVKVWNRDSGALLYTLKTGILGCAIATSPDGETLATSSVRAGGSQIIKVFNFKTGQLKTTLSGGDSSSIDQLVFSTDGQTLISGGINDGKDAIKVWNLATGQLRHTLSENRYQGFFSLAISPDGKTLFSKQYRDEVRVWDLQAGKLKGTLPIQSFGDIRVSPDGQVLMGTDGKGDINAWSLPTGKLVGTVPLSSLHFSSYSPSRAFAISPSGQILATDNESNSITLWNLQTGKLIDTLRGHPNTVASLAFSADNQILVSGGREGLVKIWRIPTSPGAE; this is encoded by the coding sequence ATGTTTTGGAAAACAGCCTCCTTGTGGACGGTTGCTGCCACTGTGGCTTTAACAGCAATCTCCCTTTCTCAAGAAGCCGCACAACTGACAAGCACGGCACAGGTTACTAATACAACTCCTGCACTGACTGATTCTGGGCAACAAAATCAACCCATCCGTATCATTCCTGGCATCAAGGGAGGAGTTAGTGCTGTTGCTGTTAACCCAGATGGACAGCTACTCGCTACGGCTAGCACAGGTGAGCCAAGTATCCAGCTATGGAATCCTCAGACGGGACAACTCTTACGTACCCTGAAGGGGCACACCAGTCCAGTTGCAGACGTTGCCATCAGTCCTGATGGAAAAATTCTTGTCACTGGGAGTGGAGATAAAACAATCAAACTGTGGGATGTCAACACAGGGCAGTTAATTCGTACCCTTGCTGGACATTCCGATGTTGTAAGGACTGTTGCCATTAGTCAGGATGGAACAATTCTCGCCAGTGGGAGTTGGGATAAGACAATCAAGCTGTGGAATCTCGAAACTGGGGCGTTAATCCGTACTCTTACAGGACATACACAGTCAGTGTCAGCCCTTGCCCTGAGTTCAGATGGAGAAACTCTGGCTAGTGGTAGTGTTGATGAAACGTTGAGGATTTGGAATCTCAAAACAGGGAAGTTACTACAAACCTACAGCGATAATTTTTCACCTTACCCAGGCTATTTCAGTTATTCAGTAAACTCAGTTGCTATCAGTCCCGATGGACAATTTGTGGCTAGTTCCACGATTGATGATGTCTCAAAGGGGCATATTGAAGGGAATACGATTCGCATTCGCAGTTTGAAGACAGGGCAGATTGTGCATAGCCTGAAAGCTGGATCGGGTAACTCAGTTAATACGATCGCCTTTAGCCCAGATGGACAAACGCTGATCGCTAGTTCTGGGGATGTTATGTTGTGGAACCTTCAAACAGGAGAGCGATCGCGTACCGTCAGCATCGGTTCCCAAGCGCTTGCCCTGAGCCGAGATGGACAAACTCTCTTTAGTGCTGGCAATGGTAGCCTTACTATCTGGGGCGTACCGGCTCTGATTTCTGATTCTCTTCAAAATGAACAATTGCTTCGTACTATTAACGCCCATCAAAACGCCCCTCAACAAGGTTGGGGAGTTTATACAGTTGCCCTTACCCCTGATGGACAGACAATCGCCAGTTGTAGTGCCAATAACAATGGTGAGGTTAAGGTTTGGAATCGTGATTCTGGAGCATTGCTTTACACTCTGAAAACAGGAATACTTGGGTGCGCGATCGCAACTAGCCCCGATGGAGAAACTCTTGCTACTAGCAGTGTCAGAGCTGGTGGCAGCCAGATAATTAAGGTATTCAATTTCAAGACAGGGCAGCTAAAGACTACCCTCTCTGGAGGTGACAGCAGCAGCATTGATCAGCTTGTCTTCAGTACTGATGGACAAACCTTGATTAGCGGCGGTATCAATGATGGCAAAGATGCAATTAAGGTTTGGAATCTAGCCACGGGGCAATTACGCCACACCTTGTCGGAAAATAGATACCAGGGGTTTTTCTCCCTGGCTATTAGTCCTGATGGCAAAACGCTCTTTAGTAAGCAATACCGGGATGAGGTGAGAGTTTGGGACTTGCAGGCAGGGAAGCTCAAAGGCACTTTACCTATACAGTCATTTGGTGACATTCGCGTCTCACCTGATGGACAAGTCCTAATGGGGACGGATGGAAAGGGCGATATCAATGCCTGGAGTTTACCAACAGGAAAGTTAGTCGGCACGGTGCCTCTTAGCAGTCTTCATTTCTCTTCCTACAGTCCTTCCCGTGCCTTTGCCATTAGCCCTTCCGGGCAAATTTTAGCAACAGACAACGAGAGTAACAGCATCACACTCTGGAATCTCCAAACTGGGAAGTTAATTGATACCTTGAGAGGACATCCCAACACAGTTGCTTCTTTAGCGTTCAGTGCTGATAATCAAATTCTTGTCAGTGGCGGGAGAGAAGGTTTAGTCAAGATTTGGCGCATACCCACTTCTCCTGGGGCTGAGTAG
- the murG gene encoding undecaprenyldiphospho-muramoylpentapeptide beta-N-acetylglucosaminyltransferase, which produces MHHPPIRLLIAASGTGGHLFPAIAVADQLQDYKIEWLGVPDRLERELVPAQYPLHTIPVEGFQQRFGLGTLRILGRLVASILQVRRLLKTGQFDGVFTTGGYIAGPAIIAARMLGLPVILHESNAIPGKVTRWFSPLCTRVALGFASTAKYLPKVKSVYVGTPVRSSFQEPQKLELPIPEDVPLIVVVGGSQGAIAVNQLVRQCAPAWFEAGAWIVHLTGEKDPDAQALQHPQYFPMPFYHNMAGLLQRANLAVSRAGSGSLTELAITQTPAILIPYPFAAEDHQAFNAASFATTGAALVFRQTELTPELLESKVLHLLQSPQVLQTMAQKTADLAVADSGERLADLVRQLVEHKSSELNA; this is translated from the coding sequence TTGCATCACCCACCCATTCGATTGTTGATTGCTGCCAGTGGCACTGGGGGGCATCTATTTCCCGCGATCGCCGTCGCCGATCAGCTACAAGATTATAAAATTGAGTGGCTCGGTGTCCCCGATCGCCTAGAACGAGAGCTAGTCCCCGCTCAATACCCCCTCCACACAATTCCTGTCGAAGGCTTTCAACAGCGTTTTGGTCTAGGTACACTGCGAATCTTAGGGCGTCTGGTAGCATCCATTCTCCAAGTACGACGACTCCTCAAAACCGGTCAATTTGATGGCGTCTTTACAACTGGCGGTTACATTGCAGGACCAGCGATTATTGCCGCACGGATGCTAGGCTTGCCCGTGATTTTACATGAATCGAACGCCATCCCTGGAAAAGTCACGCGTTGGTTTAGTCCCCTGTGTACTCGTGTTGCTCTAGGGTTTGCCTCAACGGCCAAATACCTACCCAAGGTGAAAAGCGTCTATGTGGGGACACCCGTGCGCTCTAGTTTTCAAGAACCTCAGAAGCTGGAATTGCCGATACCTGAAGACGTACCCTTGATTGTAGTGGTTGGGGGTTCCCAAGGTGCGATCGCGGTGAATCAACTGGTGCGTCAATGTGCCCCGGCTTGGTTTGAGGCCGGTGCCTGGATTGTGCATTTAACCGGTGAGAAAGACCCTGACGCCCAAGCCCTCCAGCATCCTCAATATTTTCCTATGCCCTTTTATCACAATATGGCAGGGCTACTGCAACGCGCCAATTTGGCCGTTAGCCGCGCTGGTTCGGGTTCATTAACAGAACTGGCGATTACGCAAACTCCTGCTATTTTGATTCCCTATCCATTTGCCGCGGAAGACCACCAAGCCTTTAATGCCGCCAGTTTTGCCACTACGGGAGCGGCTCTGGTTTTTCGTCAGACGGAACTGACCCCCGAACTGTTGGAAAGCAAGGTGTTGCATTTACTCCAGTCACCCCAAGTATTGCAGACCATGGCGCAAAAAACGGCGGATCTCGCGGTCGCGGATAGTGGTGAACGCTTAGCCGACTTGGTGCGTCAGCTTGTGGAGCATAAGTCTAGTGAGCTGAACGCTTAA
- a CDS encoding L,D-transpeptidase: protein MLSLGATLALVALGTWDLPAFAGKTNLETQFSANPQILVARQQRRGRWIEVDLSAQRVTAWNGRKKVRSFMVSTGKRRTPTRLGTFSVQSKHRSTRMRGRNYNVPNVPYVMYYSGGYALHGAYWHNRFGTPVSHGCVNLRTASARWLYNWAPIGTPVVVRR, encoded by the coding sequence GTGTTATCGCTTGGCGCTACACTCGCTTTAGTGGCGTTAGGAACTTGGGATCTTCCAGCTTTTGCCGGGAAGACTAACTTAGAAACTCAGTTCAGCGCTAACCCTCAAATCCTCGTTGCCCGACAACAACGTAGAGGGCGCTGGATTGAAGTTGACCTCTCTGCTCAGCGAGTCACTGCCTGGAATGGCAGAAAAAAGGTTCGCTCTTTCATGGTTTCAACCGGAAAGCGGCGCACGCCGACTCGTCTTGGCACTTTTTCCGTTCAATCCAAGCACCGCTCAACTCGAATGCGTGGTCGAAACTACAACGTACCCAATGTTCCTTACGTAATGTATTACTCTGGCGGCTATGCCCTGCATGGTGCCTACTGGCATAACCGCTTTGGTACGCCAGTCAGTCATGGTTGTGTTAACTTGCGAACCGCTAGTGCTCGTTGGTTATATAACTGGGCACCTATCGGCACACCTGTGGTTGTTCGCCGATAG
- a CDS encoding GNAT family N-acetyltransferase encodes MQMIEEEFRRYDEIQLLFEGLIGKNIYLPSQFVPEMKVEQTKNYVFINSGYKTDTFNLVISKKFDSEDGRRIIAEVCEEFNSARLPAAWWTCEEFRDAYVSSTLDEHGFIEDEVDMGMVANLDDLSQDIQYPPNLNFRMATSFEGISEFGKIIASLFEQPDDFVMSFYQRVGELDDLENRPLKLFLGYVDNKPVCTSSIFLLRQTASLFDISTLQEFRSRGYGSAITHYTLSYAKKFGARFATLQAAPDGLNIYKRMGFKEACTFRIHSNKRRVLGY; translated from the coding sequence ATGCAGATGATAGAAGAAGAATTTAGAAGATACGACGAAATTCAGTTACTTTTTGAAGGACTGATTGGGAAAAATATTTATTTGCCCAGCCAATTTGTTCCAGAGATGAAAGTTGAACAAACAAAAAATTACGTCTTCATCAATTCTGGCTACAAAACAGATACGTTTAATCTCGTTATTAGTAAAAAATTCGATAGCGAAGACGGAAGGCGTATTATTGCCGAGGTGTGCGAAGAGTTTAATTCAGCTCGTTTACCAGCAGCTTGGTGGACTTGTGAAGAATTTCGGGATGCTTATGTCTCTTCAACCTTAGATGAGCATGGATTTATCGAAGATGAAGTGGACATGGGTATGGTTGCGAATCTTGATGATTTATCCCAAGACATTCAGTACCCGCCTAATCTAAATTTCCGCATGGCAACGTCTTTTGAAGGAATCTCTGAATTTGGAAAGATTATCGCTTCACTTTTTGAGCAGCCAGATGACTTCGTTATGTCATTTTATCAGCGGGTGGGCGAGTTGGATGATTTGGAGAATCGTCCTTTGAAATTGTTTCTGGGGTATGTCGATAATAAGCCTGTTTGTACAAGTTCAATCTTTTTGCTTCGTCAGACAGCAAGCCTCTTCGATATCAGTACGCTTCAAGAATTTAGAAGTCGCGGTTACGGCTCGGCAATCACACATTACACACTGAGTTATGCCAAGAAATTTGGAGCGCGTTTTGCCACCCTTCAGGCAGCGCCGGATGGTCTAAATATCTACAAGCGAATGGGCTTTAAGGAAGCTTGCACTTTCCGAATTCACTCAAATAAAAGAAGGGTTCTGGGATATTAA
- a CDS encoding 4,5-dioxygenase, whose product MNSTVTISSRSDTVELSAMKDTAQITGFHAHIYFNTASREAAARVREGLGASFEVQLGRWHDKPIGPHPKAMYQVAFLPEQFGKVVPWLMLNREGWDILVHPSTGDDVGDHTDRSLWLGEKLELNIESLRRLGTT is encoded by the coding sequence ATGAATTCAACCGTTACGATTAGTTCACGCTCAGATACAGTGGAGCTAAGCGCGATGAAAGATACTGCCCAGATTACTGGTTTTCATGCTCATATCTACTTCAATACTGCCAGTCGTGAGGCGGCTGCGCGTGTACGCGAAGGATTGGGCGCGTCTTTTGAAGTGCAACTGGGGCGTTGGCATGACAAACCGATTGGTCCACACCCAAAGGCAATGTATCAAGTTGCGTTCTTACCAGAGCAATTTGGCAAGGTTGTCCCCTGGTTGATGCTCAATCGTGAGGGTTGGGATATTCTCGTCCATCCCTCAACAGGCGACGATGTGGGAGATCATACCGACCGTTCTCTGTGGTTGGGAGAGAAGTTAGAGCTTAATATCGAGTCTCTCCGACGGCTTGGGACAACTTAA